The nucleotide window CGTCTCCGCCACCGAGAGCTGGCGTGACGCCCCGCCCGTGGAGGTATCCGCGCTGCTGCGCACCAGTGGCCGTACGGAGAGGTTCACCCGCACCGGGCGGGTGCGGGACGTGGCGGCGCTGAAGGCGGAGCGGGCCGAGCGGGCGAGAGCGGAGCGGGCCGAGCTGGAAGCCGCGTGGAGTCTGCTGCGTACCGAATCTCCGGTTCGCCTCTCCCGGTTCGGGGCGCTCGACCACGAGGTGTTCGAACGGCTCCTCGATCTGCTGGGCCGGGCGCTGGCGGTGCGTCCCGACGCCACTGGGGCGCGCCGCTCGGTGACCGGGGACGGGCGGGTCGAGGTCGTGCTGCGGCCCCCCGCCGATCCGCAGGGGGCGCCCGCTGTCCTGCGGACCGCGCGAGGGGCGCTCAGCTGTCCGGACTACGTCATCGAAGTGCACACGGTGGGCGCTTCCGGAGCCTTCGACGTCATGGACCGGGAGGTGGTGGCCGGATGAGCAACTTCGCCAACCAGCTCGTGGTGGCCGAGCGCGAAGAGATGTCCCGTTGCATCCGAACGCTGCTGGTGCGGCCCCTGCTCACCGAGCGCGCCGACCCGGTGGTGTTCGATCTGGTGCGCCGCCGCCGCGACCCGCTGGCGCACTGGTTCGACTACCACTGCGGCTGGACGCTGGCCGTCGAACCCCGTCTGGGGTACGCCCGGCTGCTGAAGTTCAACGCGGAGGCCGACGCGTCCCGTCCGGCGCGGCGGACCCGGGCGGGCAGGGCGCCGTTCGACCGGCGGCGGTACGTCCTGCTGTGCCTCACCGCCGCCGAGCTGCTGTCCGTCCCGGTCACCACGATCGGGCTGCTGGCCGACCGGGTCGTGCAGGCCGCTTCGGCGGACGAGGCCCTGTCCGCGTTCGACACGGCGCAGCGTGCGGAGCGCGTCGCGTTCGTCGACGTCCTTCGGCTGCTGGAGTCGTACGGGGCCTTGCAGACCGTGGACGGGGCCACGGACAGTTTCGCCGAATCGGTCGAGGCGAAGGTGCTCTACCGGGTCGATTCGAGTGTGCTGATGCGGCTGCTCGCCGCCCCGTGCGGGCCGTCCCGGATCGCGGTGCCGGCAGCCGACATCCCGGCCCGCTTCGAAGAGCTGCTCACCGGACTCGTGGAGGAGCGGCGGTACGGGCTCCCCGTCGGCGGGGACGCGGCGGACGACGCACAGCCGGACACGCCGCTCTCGCCGGTCCGGCGCAATCTGTGGCTGCGGCACTCGGTGCTGCGGCGCCTCTTGGACCAGCCGGTGCTGCACCGCGACGAGCTGTCCGAGGCCGAGCTCGGCTACCTGGCCTCCCCCACCGGTCGTCAGATCCTGCGCCGGGCCGCCGAACAGGCGGGCTTCGTGCTGGAGGAGCGGGCCGAAGGGTTCATGCTGGTCGATCCGGACGCCATCGCCACGGACAGCAAATTCCCCGACGACGCGAACCACGCCAAGGTCGCCGCGCTGCTGCTCCTGGACGTGCTGAACGCCGCGCCCGCCGGGTGCGCCCCCGAGCAGCTGGCGGTCGAGGCGGAACGGATTCTGGACCGGTTCCCGCGCTGGGGCAAGGCGTACCGGACGGAGGGCGGGGCGGCGGCGCTCGCCGACGACGCCGTGCGGGTCCTGGCCGATTTCCGGCTCGTACGGCGCGAAGGCGGCCGGGTCGTGCCCAGACCGGCCGCCGCCCGCTACCGCGTCACCAGTGCCACTCTCAAGGAAGAACACCCCGCATGACGGTCACCGCACTCCCCCTCAGCGCCCCCGGCTCCGCCTCCGGGGGTTCGGGCCCCGGCGAGCGCTGGCAGCCGACCCGGGCCGGCGTGCTCAACGTGTGGCGCTACTACGACGAGGTGTTCACCTTCCACCGCGGGCGCCTGCTGCTGCGCGGGCCCAACGGCACCGGGAAGTCGAAGGCGCTGGAAGTCCTGTTGCCGTTCCTCTTCGACGCGAGCCTGCGCCCCCACCGGCTGTCCACCTTCGGCGGCTCGGAACGCACCATGCACTGGAACCTCATGGGCGAGGGCGCCACAGGGCTCACCCGGGTGGGATACGTGTGGCTCGAGTTCCGGTCGGAGCGTGGCGAAGGTGGTGCGGGCGAAGGTGGTGCGGGCGAAGGTGGTGCCGAGGAGTTCCTCACCATCGGTGCGCGTCTGCAGGCCGGGGAGCGGACCACGACCGTCACCACCGACTTCTTCACCAGCCGCAGCCGGGTCGGTGTGCCCGGCGGCCTCTCCCTCGTCAACGACTCGGGGCAGCCCCTGACGAAGGCGGCGCTCGCGGCCGAGCTGTCCGGGCACGGAGAAGTGCACGCGTCGGCGTCCGACTACCGGGACACCGTGCGCCAAACCCTGTTCCCCGGCCTGAGCGAGCAGCGCTACAACGCCCTGATCACGGCACTGCTCCAGCTGCGCACACCGAAGCTGTCCCAGCGCCTCGACCCCTCACTGCTCTCGGAACTGCTGTCGCGCGCCCTGCCCCCGCTCGACCAGGGTGAGATCTCCGAACTGGCCGACGGTTTCGAACGGCTGGACCGTCGCCGCGAGCACCTGGCCCGGCTGGAGGACGAGGTGCGGGCCGCGCAGGCACTGGGCGCCCGCCAGCGCGCGTACGCCCAGCGGGTGCTGCGTGCCGGGGCCGCCGCCCTGATCTCGGCCACCACCGACATGGACAACCGCACGCGCACGGCCACGGAGTGCGAAGAGGAGTTCCGTGCTGCCGTGGCGGAGCGGGAGAAGGCCGAGGAGGAGCAGCGGGAGACGGAGGCATCGGGCGCCGAACTCGTCGCGAGGATCGAGGTGCTGACGGAGTCCGACGCGTACCGGGAGGGACAGGACCTGGACCAGCGCCGTCAGCGGGCGGCGGAGGCGCACCGGGACGCGGAGGCGCGGCAGCTGGCGGCCGACGCGGCCCGGACGACCGCGGATCAGGACGAGGCCCGTCACGCCCGGGCGCTGGAGTCGGCGGACGCGCAGGCGGAACGGGTCCGCCTCGCCGAAAGCGACTCCTGGCAGGTGGCCCGGCGGGCCGGTATGTCCGCCGCCTGTACGGAGGTGAGCGGCGCACTCGAAGCGGGAAACCCCGACCGGGCCGGGCAGATTCTGCACGGTGCGGTGCGGGGGCGGCGGAGCCAGGTGGAGGACGTGCGCGAGGCACTCGGTGTGCTGCGCGCGGCCCTCGCCGAACGCACGTCGGCCGAAGAGCGCGTGGAGGCTTCCCGCGCCGGGCTCGCCGCGGCGTCCGAGCAGCGTGCACAGGCCGCTGACCGGTATCAGCAGGCGGCCGGGGCGCAGGCCGAGCGGCTGCGGGAATGGGCGCGGCGGTGCGGGGAACTCTCCTTCGACGAGAGCGCCGTGGAGGAACTGGCCGGCCGGGCAGCCGCCGAGACCGAGGTGCTGGCGCTCGTGGACGCCGCCGCCCGCAGGGTCGAGCACGCCCTGACCACGGCCGAGGCGACGGTCACGGCCCGTATCGGCACGGCCCGCACGGAGCGGGAGGCGCTGGCGGCGGAGGCCGGACGGTTGCGGGAGGTCGCTGAACTGCCGCCGCCCACACCGGCGTTCCGTACCGCGGACCGTTCCAGGCTGTCCGGTGCTCCCTTGTGGAAGCTGGTCGGCTTCCACGACGCGGTGCCGGCGGCCACGCGCAGCGCGGTCGAAGCCGCGCTGGAGGCCAGCGGGCTGCTGGACGCGTGGGTGGCGCCGTACGGGGGCGCGTTCGCGCTGGGCCACGACACGTTCGCCGAGGCGGAGTGGGCGGAGCCCGCCCCGGGCCGCCATCTCGGCGAGGTGCTGCGCCCCGAGCCCGGTGCCCCCGTGTCGGCGGAGCGCATCGGCCAGTTGCTGACGGGGATCGCGTACGGGGACACGTTGCCCCCGGAGCACGGCGCCGCGGTCGGTGCGGACGGCACCTGGCGGCTGGCCAGCGCCACGGGAAGCTGGGCCAAGTCCGACGTCGCCTACATCGGGGCCTCGGCACGGGCCAGGTCCCGGGAGCGCCGCATCGCCGAACTGGCGGAGGCCATCGGCGCTGTGGACCACACACTCACCGGGCTGACAGCGGAACTGGCGGCGGTCGCGGCCCGACGGGAGACGCTGGAGTCCGACCGGCGGTGCCGCCCCGGTCACCGGGCCGTCACCGAGGCGGAACGTGACCTCGACCGGGCCCAGTCGGTCACCGAGGCCCGCGACGACGCGGTACGGGACGCCGTCGCGCGGCTCACCAGGTGCGAGTCGGCCGCCCGGGTGGCGCAGGACGGACTCGACCACGTGGCGTCCGAGCACCGGCTGCCTGCCGACGTACAGGCACTGCGCGCGGTGGCGGAGACGGTCCAGGGGCTGCAGGACACCGGAAGTCAGTGGCTCCTGGCCCATGTCCAGCTGGCCTCGGAGCGGCGTACGGCCCTGGAGCTGCGGTCCCGGGCCGAGCGTTCCGGCCGGGCCGCCCAGGAACACGAGGAGGAGGCGGGCCGCGCGGCATCGACGGCGCGGGCGCTCGCCGCGCAGCTGGAGGAGTTCGAGCACACCATCGGGGCGGAGTACGAGGAGACGCTCGCCCGGATCGACGAGATGCGGGAGTCGCACCGGCGCGCACAGTCCCGGCTGCGCGACTGCGCCTCGCTGCTGCGGACGGTCGAGGGGCGCATAGGCGCACTGAACAGTGAGCGCGCCGCCGCCGCGGAGCACCGTGACGCCGCGGTGACCGCACGCGACGCGGCCGCGGACCGGTTCCGGTATCTGCTGCGGCTGGGATTCCCCGCCGACGCGGGCGCCGAGGCCGAGGTGCGGGCGGGTGAGGGGACCAAGGCCACGCTGGAGACCGCGCGCACCCTGGGGGCGCTCTGGCCGTCCGTCCCCTACGAGCCGAAGAACGTCGCGGACGCGCTCGGGCGGCTCAGTGAGACCGTCCACATGAGCCGCCAGGCACTCGGCGAGCGGGCCGACCTCGCGATGGAGACGCACGACGACGTTCAGGTGCTGTCGGCGGCCATGGACGGCGTACGCATGGGCGCGGCGGGTCTGCTCATCGCGCTGACGGCGGAGCGTGACCGGAGCCTGGACGAGATCACCAGCGATGAGCGCGAGCTGTTCGACCGCACTCTCACGGGCAACACCCGCCGCCATCTCGCGGCACGCATCCGGCAGGCCAACGAGCTGGTCGACGCGATGAACGCCCGCCTGGAGCGCGTGCGTACGGCGTCCCGGGTGGCCGTACGTCTGGTGTGGCAGGTCGATCCGGGGCTGCCGCCCGGCACCAGGGCAGCCCGCGACCTGCTGCTGAAGGACCCCGTGCGGATGTCGGACGGGGACCGGGAGGCACTGCACCGATTCTTCCGCGAACGGGTCGAGGAGGCCAAGGCGTCCGACACCGCGAAGAACTGGGAGGAGCAGCTGACGCGGGTGCTGGACTACACGGCCTGGCACCAGTTCGTGGTGAAGCTGGACCGGGCCAACGGTCAGGGCTGGCAGTTGCTGACCAAGAAGCTGCACGGTGCGCTGTCCGGCGGGGAGAAGGCCATCGCCCTGCATCTGCCGCTGTTCGCGGCGGTGGCCGCGCACTACCAGGCGGTGCCGAAGGCGCCCCGGCTGATACTGCTGGACGAGGTCTTCGTCGGGGTCGACTCCACCAACCGGGGCCAGGTCTTCGAGCTGCTGTGCTCGCTCGACCTCGACCTCATGCTCACGTCGGACCACGAGTGGTGCACGTACCAGGAGCTCGACGGCATCGCGGTGCACCAGCTGATCACCGGGGGCGGCGGACCGGACGACGACGCGGTGACCACGGCGCGCTTCGTGTGGAACGGCGCGGAGCTGGTGGCGCAGGAGGCTCCGGAGGCTCTTCCGCGCGGGGAGGAGACTCCGCGCGTGCCGCTGCCGCGCGAGGAGCAGCCGTGACGCACGCGCTCGACCGTCCCGAACTGGCGCCGCTGTGGCAGGCGTTGCACGCGCGCCTGTCCGCCGGGCAGCCGGTCACTCGGGTACGGATCGGCCCGCTGGACGAGGCCGCCAGGAGCGCGCTGGCGGACCTCCTCGGCCTCGACCGGCTTCCCGGTCCGCAGCCCACGGTGGCACTGGCCCGGCTCGACGAGGCGCTTGTCGACAGCTGCGGCCAGGACACCCGGTCCGTGGTCGCCGCGATCGCCGGCCCGCTCGGCGACCGGACGGCGGAGCGGGCATCCGTCGCCGCCGAGCGTGCCGCCCTGTGGGAGTGGTTCGCCACGCACCCGGTCGTCCTGGCGCAGCCGGCGCTCGACGCCTGGGTCGGGCCGGTCCGGCGGGCCGGGGTGATCGGCGGCTCCGTCACCGCCACCCGGCGGACGCTCGACGACGCTCTGCACGTCCTGGCCGGGCTTCCTGCCTGCGGGGAGCCGTTGCCTGTCTTCGCCACCCGGATCCTCGACGACTCCCACGCACTGGACGACGGCACCCGCCTCTCCTCCCTGGTGCTGCGCGCCCTGTCCGCCCTCTACGGCACCGCGGCCCCCGAGACGGCGGCGGACCGGCGCGCGCTGTGGTCGCGCGCCGGACTCGCCGACGACGCGCTGTCCACGACGGTGCTCACCGCGGGTCTGCGCCCGGCAGGCCGAGGTCCGGTGGCCGGCGCCCTGACCGCGCTCTCCGCAGCCGGCCACGCCACCCACCTCACCCTGGCCCAGCTGCGCGACCCCGGCGACCTGCGCTTCCCGCCCACCGCCGTGCACCTCACGGAGAACCCGAGCATCCCTGCCCTGGCCCTTCAACGCTTCGGGCCTGCCTGCCCGCCCCTGGTCTGCACCTCCGGCTGGCCGAACAGCGCGGTGATCCTCCTGCTCGACCGTCTCGCCGAGGCCGGTGCACCGCTGCGCTACCACGGCGACTTCGACGGGGAGGGCCTGCGCATCGCCGCCCACGTCCTGGCCCGGAGCACGGCCACGCTGTGGCGCATGTCCACGTCCGACTTCCTGGCGGCACACGCCCACGCGCCGTCCGGCCCCGCCGCAGGCCGGATCACCGCCGCCCCCTGGGACGCCGAACTGGCTCCGGCCCTCGCGGCCAGGGGAACGGCCGTCCTCGAGGAGCATGTGGCCGAGGACCTGCTGGCCGACCTGGCGCGGTTGTGTACGGATCGACAGATCGGGTCCATCCAAGGTCTACCCGCAAGTAACTCCCGCTGATTGGATGTGTGTCGCCGGTCTACCCCACCCTCAGCATCACCTGGAGACCCTCGTGTCACACTCCTCGCTCCGCCGCCTCCCGGGCATGACGCTGTCCGCCGCGCTCGCCGCGGTGACGCTCGGCGTCGCCGCTCCGCCCGCCTCGGCCGCTTCGGCCGCCGAGACGCCCTCGCTGCGCGTGCTCTCGTACAACACGTTCATCTTCAGCAAGAGCCTCTACCCCAACTGGGGTCAGGACCACCGCGCCGTGGAGATTCCGAAGGCGTCGTTCTTCCGCGGCAATGATGTCGTCGTCATCCAGGAGGCGTTCGACAACGGGGCATCGGAAGCGCTCATGCGGAACGCCTCCGCCGAGTACCCGTACCGCACGCCGGTGGTGGGCCGGAGCACGAGCGGCTGGGACGCGACGGGCGGCGCCTACTCCTCGACGACACCGGAGGACGGCGGCGTCGCCGTCCTGAGCAAGTGGCCGGTCATCCGCAAGGAGCAGCACATCTTCAAGGACGCCTGCGGCGCCGACTGGTGGTCCAACAAGGGCTTCGCCTATGCGGCGCTGAACGTCAACGGCACCCGCGTCCACGTCGTGGGAACGCATGCGCAGTCGACCGACCCGGGATGCAAGGCCGGTGAGGCGGCGCAGAAGCGCAGCCTCCAGTTCAAGCAGATCGACGCGTTCCTCGACGCGAAGAACATCCCGGCATCCGAACAGGTCATCGTCGCAGGTGACTTGAACGTCGACTCGCACTCCGCCGAGTACACCTCCCTCCTCGCCGACGCCGGTCTCGCCGGAACGGACGCCCGGACGGGTCACCTCTACTCGTTCGACACCCAGGACAACTCGATCGCCGCCGAGCGCTACCCGGACGACCCGCGCGAGGACCTCGACTACGTCCTGCACCGCGCCGGGCACGTGAAGCCGTCCGGCTGGGAGAACGAGGTGATCAAGGAACGGAGCGCCCCCTGGTCCGTCTCCAGTTGGGGCACCACGTACACGTACACGAACCTCTCGGATCACTACCCGGTGGTCGCGTCCGGGCAGTAAGACAGCCGGTGGATAGTCGGACACGGTGGGGAATGGGCACAGTGCGCCGCCCCTTCCCCGCCGCTGTCCGCGCCACCCCGCCGCGAGTCACACCGAAGGAACCCCTTTATGGGCCGCCCCGCTGATGATCGAGATCCGGCGCGATGCGTACATGCGGGAGCCAGGGGGCCCGGCCGGTTCCGGCCTGACCGCCCTGGCCGCGGGGCTGGCCGCACTGGTGGACGCGCTGTCCCGGGGCGATCAGCTCATCGAGCGGGCGTGAGGCGGGAGTAGCAGCCATGAACCGGCGTCAGAAGAAGACACCGCAGCGCAGCAGCACATTCGCATAGGGCCGGGCCTCCCCGGACCGCACCACCAGCCGGGCACCCGCGGAGAGCGCCTTCAGCTCCTCGTGCGGAACGAACGCGAGGTCCCGGAACCGTTCCTCCAGGAGCCGTGCGGCCCCGGGGTTGGCCTCCCGTACCTCGTGCGCGGCCGTCGCTCCCTCCACCACGAGTTCGGCGAGCAGCCCGTCGAGCACCTCGGCGAACGACGGTGTCCCGGCCCGGAACGCCAGGTCGACGACCCGCGGGCCACGCGGGATGGACATCCCCACGTCACAGATCAGGACCCCGTCTCCGTGGCCCAGCTCGGCCAGCCCGCCCGACAGATGGCGGTTGAGGATGCCTGACCTCTTCACAGCGCGGACACCTCGTCGGCCGTCGGGAAGGAGTCCTGCGCACCCTTGCGGGTGACCGCCGCCGCGCCCACCTGAACGGCGAACTCCGCAGCCTCCAGAAGCCCTTCGCCCCGGCCGAGCCGCCAGGCCAGGGCTGCGGTGAAGGCGTCACCGGCCCCCGTGGTGTCCACGGCGTCGACCTTCGGACTCGGTACGCGTACGAGGTCACCCGTACGGCTGTCGGCGACGAGCGCGCCCGCCGCCCCCAGCGTGACCACGACCGACCGCGGGCCGAGAGCGAGCAGCCCCCGCGCCCGGTCCTCCGGCGTGTCCCCCGCCGTGCCGCCCAGGATGAACAGCGCCTCGTGCTCGTTCACGACCAGTGGGTCGCAGACCGCGAGCACCTGTTCCGGCAGGGGTGCGGGCGGCGAGGGGTTGAGTACGAACCGGGTGTCCGATGAGACGGTACGAGCCACCTCGGCCACTGTCTCCAGGGGAATCTCCAGTTGTACGGAGACGACCCGCGCCGCTGCCAGCAGGGACCCGGCGGCCCGGACGTCCTGCGGGGTCAGCCGGGCGTTGGCCCCCGGCGACACCACGATGCTGTTGTCGCCCGAGGGGTCCACGGTGATCAGCGCGACTCCGGTGGGCGCCCCGCCGACGAGGACACCGGCGGTGTCCACGCCCGCCGCGCGCTGCGATTCCAGCAGCAGCCGGCCGTGGGCGTCGTCACCGACCCGGGCCAGCAGGGCGGCACCGGCGCCCAGCCGGGCGGCGGCGACCGCCTGGTTCGCGCCCTTGCCGCCCGGGTGGACGGCCAGGTCGGAGCCGAGCACGGTCTCGCCCGGTGCGGGGCGGCGCTCGACGCCGATCACCAGGTCGGCGTTGGCCGACCCCACGACCAACAGGTCGTACCGGCCGTGCTCGTACTCGTGCATCTCTCCTGCTTTCCGTGTATCGCGTGCTCTTCGTGGTCAGGTCCGTTCGCGAGCGAGGCGCTCAGGAGAAGTCGGCGACGTTCTTCTCGGTGACGACCTTGACCGGAACCTTCACCATTCTGTCGACGTCCTTGCCCTGCGCGGCCCTGACCGCGTTCCGGACGGCGATCTTGCCCAGCTCCTTGGGCTGCTGCGCCACGGACGCGTACAGCGTTCCCGCCTCGACCGCCTTGAGACCGTCGGGAGTTCCGTCGAAGCCGACGACGGTGACGGACTTGCCGGCCTTGTTTCCGAGCGCCTTGACGGCGCCGAGCGCCATCTCGTCGTTCTCGGCGAACACTCCGGTGACGTCGGCATGGGACTGGAGCAGGTTGGTCATGACGTCCAGCCCCTTGGTGCGGTCGAAGTCCGCGGGCTGCCGTGCGACGACCTTGATGCCCGGGTACGCCTTGATGCCCTCGGCGAAGCCCGCACCGCGCTCGCGGCTGGCGGAGGTTCCCGCGGTGCCCTGGAGGACCACGATGCTGCCCTTGCCACCGAGCTTGCCGGCCAGCGCCTCGGCGGCGAGCCTGCCGCCGGCCACGTTGTCGGAGGCGACGAGGGTCGCGGTGTCCGCCTTGTTCACGCCCCGGTCCGCGGCGATCACCGGGATACCGGCCTTGTTCGCGGTCCGCACCCCGGGGCCGACCGCGTCCGAGTCCACCGGGTTGACGATGATGGACTTCATCCCCGAGCTGGAGAAGTTCTGGAGCTGGTTGGCCTGCTGGGAGGCGTCGTTCTGCGCGTCGGTGACGGTGAGTTCGATCCCGGCGGCCTTGGCCTCCGCCTGTGCGCCCTCCTTCATCTGGACGAAGAATGGGTTGTTGAGGGTGGAGAGCGACATGCCCACCTTGGTGGTCACCCCGGGCGTACCGGAGTTGAAGAACGACACGGCGGCGACGACGGCCGCCACGCACACGGCACCGATCGCGAGCTTGGCCGCCCCCGGCCCCTTCCGGGCAGGACCGGCCGCACCGGACGCGGGTGCGGTTGCGGAGCCGGCCTTGCGGCGCAGCGTGTCGAGGAGCACCGCGAGGGCGATGACGACGCCGATGACGACCTGCTGCCAGAAGGCGGACACGGACAGCAGGTTGAGGCCGTTGCGCAGCACGGCGAGTATGAGCGCGCCTATCAGGGTGCCGGACGCCTTGCCTACGCCGCCCGCCAGGCTGGCACCGCCGATGACGACCGCGGCGATCGCGTCGAGCTCGTATCCCTGTGCCGCCTGCGGCTGCGCGGAGACGAGACGGGAAGCCAGCACGATGCCCGCGACAGCGGCGAAGAGGCCGGACAGGGCGTAGATGACGAGCTTCTGCCGCTTGACGCGCAGTCCGGAGAGGCGGGCCGCCTCCTCGTTGCCGCCGATCGCGTACATCGAGCGGCCGATGTAGGTGCGGGCCAGGATGAGCGCGGTGACGAGTCCCATGACGATCATCACGAGGACGGGGACCGGCAGCCAGCCGCCGAGCGTGTCACCGAGCACGGAGACCGAGTCGGGGAAGGCGATCGGGCTGCCCTGGGAGATGACCAGGGACAGGCCGCGAGCGACCGAGAGCATGGCCAGCGTCGCGATGAACGGCGGCAGTTTGCCGTACGAGACGAGGGCCCCGTTGACGAAGCCGCAGGCGATGCCGGTGACGACGGCCAGGATGACCGCCAGCCAGACGGGCACCCCCTCGGACGTCGCCGACCATGCCAGGACGGTCGCGGAGAGGGCTGCCACGGAGCCGACAGACAGGTCGATGCCCGCCGAGACGATGACGAAGGTGACGCCGAACGCGAGGATCGCGGTGACGGCGGCCTGCACACCGACGTTCAGCAGGTTCTGCGTGGTCAGGAAGTCTCCGGAGAGCAGCGACATCGCCACGACCAGGACGACCAGGGCGCTCAGCGCGCCGTTGTCGAGCAGGATGCGGCGCCCCGCACGGACGGTGGCGCCACTCGCGCCCGTATCGCTCTTGAGCGTGTCAGTGGCCACGGGGGCCCTCCACTTCGTTCACTGCGGGGTTTGACGTGGGGGTGGGAGCGCTGACCGCGAGGGCCATCACCGCGTCCTGGGTCGCTTCGTGCGCGGGGATCTCCCCGGCGATGCGGCCCTGGGCCATGACCAGCACCCGGTCGCTCATGCCGAGGACCTCTGGCAGGTCGCTGGAGATCATCAGGACCGCGTGCCCGGAGGCCGTCAGTTCGTTGATGAGCTGGTAGATCTCGACCTTGGCACCGACGTCGATACCGCGCGTCGGCTCGTCGAGGATGAGCACCTTGGTGTCGGCGAGCAGCCATTTGCCGATGACGACCTTCTGCTGGTTGCCGCCGGACAGGGTGCGGACGTGCTGGCCGAGCCCGGCCATCCGTACGCCGAGCTGTTCGGCGATCCGGGCTGCCGCGGTGCGCTGCCCCTTGAGGTCCACGAGACCCGAGCGGCTCGCCGAACGCAGCGTGACCAGGCCGAGGTTCTCCTGCACGGACGCGTCGAGGACGAGGCCCTGGCCCTTGCGGTCCTCGGGTACGAGACCGATCCCGGCGTTCATGGCGGCGGTCACGTCGTGCTTGGCCAGGCGTTGGCCGAGTACGTCGACGGTGCCGGCGTCATAGGGGTCGGCACCGAACACGGCGCGGGCGACCTCGGTGCGCCCCGCGCCCACGAGGCCCGCCAGTCCGACGACCTCACCCGCCCGGATCTCGAAGCCGACGTCGTGGAAGACGCCGTGCCGGGTCAGTCCGCGGACGGAGAGCAGGGGCTCCCCCGCCTTCGGCCGTTCCCGCGGATACTGCTGCTCGATGCTGCGTCCCACCATGAGCTGGACGAGTTCCGTCTCGGGTGTCGAGGCCGGCACCTGGTCGATGCTGCGGCCGTCGCGCAGGACGGTGACCCGGTCGCCGAGCGCGGCGATCTCCTCCAGGTGATGGGTGATGAAGACGATCCCCACCCCCTCCTCGCGGAGTTGCCGCACGATGCGGAAGAGTTTCCCGACCTCCTCGGAGGTGAGGACGGCCGTCGGCTCGTCCATGATCAGGACGCGCGCGTCCAGGCTGAGGGCCTTGGCGATCTCCACCATCTGGAGCCGGGCGATGCCGAGTTCGCGCACCTTGGTCTTCGGGGAGACCCGCACACCGACGCGG belongs to Streptomyces finlayi and includes:
- a CDS encoding ribokinase, with translation MHEYEHGRYDLLVVGSANADLVIGVERRPAPGETVLGSDLAVHPGGKGANQAVAAARLGAGAALLARVGDDAHGRLLLESQRAAGVDTAGVLVGGAPTGVALITVDPSGDNSIVVSPGANARLTPQDVRAAGSLLAAARVVSVQLEIPLETVAEVARTVSSDTRFVLNPSPPAPLPEQVLAVCDPLVVNEHEALFILGGTAGDTPEDRARGLLALGPRSVVVTLGAAGALVADSRTGDLVRVPSPKVDAVDTTGAGDAFTAALAWRLGRGEGLLEAAEFAVQVGAAAVTRKGAQDSFPTADEVSAL
- a CDS encoding ABC transporter permease/substrate-binding protein yields the protein MATDTLKSDTGASGATVRAGRRILLDNGALSALVVLVVAMSLLSGDFLTTQNLLNVGVQAAVTAILAFGVTFVIVSAGIDLSVGSVAALSATVLAWSATSEGVPVWLAVILAVVTGIACGFVNGALVSYGKLPPFIATLAMLSVARGLSLVISQGSPIAFPDSVSVLGDTLGGWLPVPVLVMIVMGLVTALILARTYIGRSMYAIGGNEEAARLSGLRVKRQKLVIYALSGLFAAVAGIVLASRLVSAQPQAAQGYELDAIAAVVIGGASLAGGVGKASGTLIGALILAVLRNGLNLLSVSAFWQQVVIGVVIALAVLLDTLRRKAGSATAPASGAAGPARKGPGAAKLAIGAVCVAAVVAAVSFFNSGTPGVTTKVGMSLSTLNNPFFVQMKEGAQAEAKAAGIELTVTDAQNDASQQANQLQNFSSSGMKSIIVNPVDSDAVGPGVRTANKAGIPVIAADRGVNKADTATLVASDNVAGGRLAAEALAGKLGGKGSIVVLQGTAGTSASRERGAGFAEGIKAYPGIKVVARQPADFDRTKGLDVMTNLLQSHADVTGVFAENDEMALGAVKALGNKAGKSVTVVGFDGTPDGLKAVEAGTLYASVAQQPKELGKIAVRNAVRAAQGKDVDRMVKVPVKVVTEKNVADFS
- a CDS encoding sugar ABC transporter ATP-binding protein, which encodes MSGPDELLRIEGVRKSFPGVVALDGVDFDLRRGEVHVLLGENGAGKSTLIKMLSGAHRPDRGRILVQGREVRIHSAQDAERLGIATIYQEFNLVPDLTVAENIFLGRQPRRYGLIDRKRMEADAEVLLRRVGVRVSPKTKVRELGIARLQMVEIAKALSLDARVLIMDEPTAVLTSEEVGKLFRIVRQLREEGVGIVFITHHLEEIAALGDRVTVLRDGRSIDQVPASTPETELVQLMVGRSIEQQYPRERPKAGEPLLSVRGLTRHGVFHDVGFEIRAGEVVGLAGLVGAGRTEVARAVFGADPYDAGTVDVLGQRLAKHDVTAAMNAGIGLVPEDRKGQGLVLDASVQENLGLVTLRSASRSGLVDLKGQRTAAARIAEQLGVRMAGLGQHVRTLSGGNQQKVVIGKWLLADTKVLILDEPTRGIDVGAKVEIYQLINELTASGHAVLMISSDLPEVLGMSDRVLVMAQGRIAGEIPAHEATQDAVMALAVSAPTPTSNPAVNEVEGPRGH